A portion of the Lysinibacillus timonensis genome contains these proteins:
- a CDS encoding SpoIIE family protein phosphatase gives MRKENSKFETAFLSEAGSSIHNKDYFAYVELDDFACWVMADGLDMDQEIESAELVVKSIMGQFLQKPTMSRRRLKKYMRKAHKQLQNESKRFRLKASVTVVVTNYSKMIWAVAGHTRLYVYRNDVLHLRSDDSSLAQSFANDEKIPLDRVDTHDERYNLLTYMGMPNEFNPFVSKKMRLNDGDVLLLCTAGLWENVESTEILDAVNEASDGQKLVDTLEEVALSKQKQRVPNYTAAAIMVNKIFQEDPKKRSKIFKRIALALIPIIILGGIGSFFIIRDIQQKAEWAADMVEFSNNADTYVEDGDYAAASKEYSEAKNAAKRIKDPVHRELYAKKQRITHLIAQGDTMLAEGDYVGAIEFYEKAKEESKGFEQFDEEELDVKITQASSVQGVLEAMKEAELKLASKDYVAALDIFEEAKKDAIEVSYTNGQLLIEEKMTEAEERIAEIERELRILDAEKFEKDGDKNEKLNNLAAALTAYAEAQEIYQEIDMLEKVLAMERKITKIQDSMKTEESENELETKVSDADRLEKKGDELLASQNYGQAIASFSMAQALYQDADLIDKAMAVGEKKVLAEQEQLLQQVGNEI, from the coding sequence TTGAGAAAGGAAAACAGCAAATTTGAAACAGCGTTTCTATCTGAAGCAGGAAGTTCCATCCACAATAAGGATTACTTTGCCTATGTAGAACTTGATGATTTTGCGTGCTGGGTAATGGCTGATGGACTTGATATGGATCAGGAAATTGAAAGTGCAGAGCTAGTAGTGAAAAGTATTATGGGTCAATTTCTCCAAAAGCCAACGATGTCGAGACGTAGGCTAAAAAAGTATATGCGTAAAGCCCATAAACAGCTTCAAAACGAAAGCAAACGTTTCCGATTGAAAGCTAGTGTAACCGTTGTCGTTACTAATTATTCGAAAATGATTTGGGCTGTTGCTGGTCATACACGTTTATATGTTTATCGTAATGATGTTCTTCACCTACGAAGCGATGATTCAAGCTTAGCACAATCGTTTGCCAATGATGAGAAAATACCGCTAGATCGAGTAGACACACACGATGAAAGATATAATTTGCTCACCTATATGGGCATGCCCAATGAATTCAATCCTTTTGTATCAAAGAAAATGCGTTTAAATGATGGTGACGTTCTGTTATTATGCACGGCAGGTCTTTGGGAAAATGTCGAAAGTACTGAAATATTAGACGCCGTCAACGAAGCAAGTGATGGACAAAAGCTTGTAGATACTTTGGAAGAAGTTGCACTTAGTAAGCAGAAACAAAGGGTTCCCAACTATACAGCTGCCGCCATTATGGTTAATAAAATATTTCAAGAAGATCCAAAAAAACGCTCTAAAATTTTCAAAAGAATTGCTTTGGCTCTTATCCCCATCATTATATTGGGTGGTATTGGATCGTTTTTCATAATAAGAGATATACAGCAAAAAGCAGAATGGGCTGCTGATATGGTTGAATTTAGTAACAATGCTGATACATATGTCGAAGATGGTGACTATGCAGCAGCATCTAAAGAATATAGTGAGGCAAAAAATGCCGCAAAACGGATAAAGGATCCTGTTCACCGTGAACTCTATGCTAAAAAGCAAAGAATTACTCATTTAATAGCGCAAGGGGACACGATGCTCGCTGAGGGAGACTATGTAGGGGCAATTGAATTTTATGAAAAGGCAAAAGAGGAATCAAAGGGTTTCGAACAATTTGATGAAGAAGAATTGGATGTAAAAATCACACAGGCATCATCTGTCCAAGGTGTGTTAGAGGCTATGAAGGAAGCAGAGCTAAAACTAGCTTCAAAGGACTATGTAGCTGCACTTGATATTTTTGAAGAGGCAAAGAAAGATGCCATCGAAGTCTCTTATACAAATGGACAGCTATTAATTGAGGAAAAAATGACAGAAGCAGAAGAAAGAATAGCTGAAATCGAACGAGAACTTAGAATTCTCGATGCTGAAAAGTTTGAAAAAGACGGAGATAAGAACGAAAAGCTAAACAATCTTGCAGCAGCCTTAACTGCTTATGCGGAAGCTCAAGAAATATATCAGGAAATTGACATGCTTGAAAAAGTATTGGCAATGGAACGAAAAATAACAAAAATCCAAGATTCCATGAAAACTGAAGAGTCAGAGAATGAGCTTGAGACGAAAGTGTCTGATGCAGATCGTCTAGAAAAAAAAGGCGATGAATTGTTAGCCTCCCAAAACTATGGACAAGCCATTGCTTCTTTTTCTATGGCACAAGCTCTTTATCAAGATGCTGATTTAATCGATAAGGCAATGGCAGTCGGTGAAAAGAAAGTGTTAGCTGAGCAAGAGCAATTACTTCAACAAGTTGGAAATGAAATTTAA